The genomic segment GCAACCTGACCAGCGACTTCCTGGAAAAATGCGATATCGCAATGGGCGGCGTTTCGGTGACGCTGGAACGGCAGAAGAAAGTATCGTTTTCAGTACCACATATGGTGGATGGCAAGTCAGCCATCGCCCGCTGCAGCGATGTCCAGAAATTCCAGTCGCTGGCGGCCATCGACCAGCCTGGCACCCGCGCCATCGTCAATCCCGGCGGCACCAACGAACGCTTCGCCCGCGCTAACTACAAACAGGCGCAACTGATCCTGCATCCGGATAATGTCACGATCTTCGACCAGATCGTGCAGGGTAAGGCCGACGTCATGGTGACCGACGCCAGCGAGACGATGTGGCAGGCCAAGCTGCATCCGCAGCTATGCGCGATTCATCCCGACCAGCCGCTGGAATTTTCGGAAAAAGCGTTCATGCTGCCGCGCGGCGACGTGCCGTTCAAACAATTCGTGGATACCTGGATGCATCAGTTGAAAGCGACCGGCGAGTATGACCGCCTGGTCAATCAATGGCTCAAGTGAGCATATTAATCAATATTGCTCAATAAAACATGGCTTCAGCTTGTGGGTCGGCGCAGGAACGCCAGAGCCAGGCCGAAGCCAACCATCATTGTTCCACTTGCGCGATTGAGCCACTGGAATCTGCTGGCCCCATTTGTCAACGTCCCAAGTTTGGCGCCTAACATTGCATAGATGGCAATCGCGACCAATTCCAGCAGCAGGAAAGTCGCACCGAGCATAATGAAACTCATTGCGTAGGCCGAGCGATCGACAAACTGCGGGAAAAATGCGGTGAAAATCAGAATTGCCTTGGGGTTGCCCGCCGCCACCAAAAACTCCTGTTTCGCCAGCCGGCGCAGCTTGTCCGACGGCCGCTCGGAGTTAGCCCCGGCATCCTTTGCCGCGCTTGAAAAATGCGCAGGACCGGCACAAAACAATTTGATGCCGAGCCATACCAGATAAGCGGCGCCACCGAGTTTCAAGGCCGTAAATAGCGTCTCCGATGCAAGCAACAACGCTCCCAGTCCCAAGCCGGCGATGGCAATCATCGCGGCAAAAGCCAACAAGCGTCCAAAGGCGGCGGCGATCGAATACCACACGCCATCACGTGCGCCATTCGACAGCGACAAAACGTTGTTGGGACCGAACGCCATGTTCAGCGCGAAACAGGCGGGCAGGAAAAGCCAGAAATTTTGCATCAGCATAGCATGCACCATTTTGTAGAATGACGAACCGTTAGCTTGCTAGCCCTGCTTGCTGGCTGCCTTCCGCGCGGCCTGGCTTTTCTTGATCGATTTCAAATGCGCCGCCACCGCGGTAGCCAGTTGCCGCGCCCACAACGCTACGCCGCTGGCCGAGGGATGAAAGCCATCCGACGCCATCAAGGCGTGGTCGTTGATATCGATCAGCATGGGCACCCGCGTCACTCGCACGTGGTTGAGATCTGCAGGGAGATTGAAAATCAATTGCTCTACCGTTTCATCCAGCGCCTTGGCTTTCAGGCCAAGCACGTAGCGTAAAGGTTCGGGCAAAGCCGGGAAAGCGTGAATGGGCGGGATGCCGGAAATGACGATCAGACGGGGCGTCAGATGTGCCTGTATATCACGCATCAGTTGCAGCAGCTCCGCACGGTAACGATTGCATGAGCGGAACGCCGTGGTGTCGTTAACGCCGAAGGCAATCAATACGATATCAACCTTTTGCGACGCTACCTGCGGCAGCATAATCTTGGCGGCGTCACTCAACGTCGCGCCGTTCTGACCGACCGCCTGCCAAGTCACGGTGCGTTGCAAGCGTAGCGACAGCGCCGCGGCAAACTGCCCGGTGATCGCTTCGTAATGGGTGGCGACGCCAACCCCCGCCACCGGCGACTCGCCGATCGTCAGCAATGCCAACGGCCGCGGCTGCGGCTCGGGACCGATCCCGGTTGGAATCTGCGCCTGGCCAATGGTCGGCCCCATCGCCTCGGGCAGGCGTGGCGTGATGCGGCGCGTGCGACGGCCTTGTATGATCAGCCATGGCAAGAGCGGTAATGCAATCAGTTCCGGCAACCAGCGGCGCACTTCATGTCTCCTTGGCTCGTGAGTTATTTTTCCTATCGGCAAGCAATTATAGGGGCTAGCGCACCGGATTTACGTAATTTTCAAGCCTTTTAATTCGGGCTTGGCGGCTGGCGGCTTCAATTTCAGATCGGCCAGGGTTTCCAGAAGGATGCTGGCGATCGCCAGGTTGCGATGGGTTTTGGAGTTGGCCGGAATGACATACCAGGGTGCATGATCTGCATCGGTAGCATTGATGGCTTTGCCAAACAATTCCTGGTATTTATCCCAGCTTTTGCGTTCTTCCAGATCCTGCATATCGAATTTCCAGTGCTTGGCAGGGTCGTCCACCCGCTCTTGCAAACGGTCGCGCTGCTCATCCTTCGAGATGTGCAGCAAGCACTTGATGATGGTGGTGCCGGTTTCCGCCAGCATTCTTTCAAAGTCGCGGATCTGGGCGTAGCGGCGTTCGCACTCGGCCTCGTCGATCCAGTCATGCACCATGGTGATCAATACGTCTTCATAGTGGCTGCGGTTGAACACC from the Collimonas arenae genome contains:
- a CDS encoding transporter substrate-binding domain-containing protein; its protein translation is MKKLFFILVLALGTQAVPAAAQTSPSRLDEVIKSGNLRVCMTGDYKPFSFLKADNSFEGIDVDLARSLAKALGSEARFIKTSWSNLTSDFLEKCDIAMGGVSVTLERQKKVSFSVPHMVDGKSAIARCSDVQKFQSLAAIDQPGTRAIVNPGGTNERFARANYKQAQLILHPDNVTIFDQIVQGKADVMVTDASETMWQAKLHPQLCAIHPDQPLEFSEKAFMLPRGDVPFKQFVDTWMHQLKATGEYDRLVNQWLK
- a CDS encoding LysE family translocator, producing the protein MLMQNFWLFLPACFALNMAFGPNNVLSLSNGARDGVWYSIAAAFGRLLAFAAMIAIAGLGLGALLLASETLFTALKLGGAAYLVWLGIKLFCAGPAHFSSAAKDAGANSERPSDKLRRLAKQEFLVAAGNPKAILIFTAFFPQFVDRSAYAMSFIMLGATFLLLELVAIAIYAMLGAKLGTLTNGASRFQWLNRASGTMMVGFGLALAFLRRPTS
- a CDS encoding SGNH/GDSL hydrolase family protein, with the protein product MRRWLPELIALPLLPWLIIQGRRTRRITPRLPEAMGPTIGQAQIPTGIGPEPQPRPLALLTIGESPVAGVGVATHYEAITGQFAAALSLRLQRTVTWQAVGQNGATLSDAAKIMLPQVASQKVDIVLIAFGVNDTTAFRSCNRYRAELLQLMRDIQAHLTPRLIVISGIPPIHAFPALPEPLRYVLGLKAKALDETVEQLIFNLPADLNHVRVTRVPMLIDINDHALMASDGFHPSASGVALWARQLATAVAAHLKSIKKSQAARKAASKQG
- a CDS encoding PPK2 family polyphosphate kinase codes for the protein MKACKQFRATKQTSIKDADAAEKPLSSGDKLKDKELVVGMAAEIAALQEMLYAGQQHKVLVVLQGIDTSGKDGTVKGVFNLVNPQGIQIADFKAPSTIERAHDYLWRVHQQVPRQGEIVVFNRSHYEDVLITMVHDWIDEAECERRYAQIRDFERMLAETGTTIIKCLLHISKDEQRDRLQERVDDPAKHWKFDMQDLEERKSWDKYQELFGKAINATDADHAPWYVIPANSKTHRNLAIASILLETLADLKLKPPAAKPELKGLKIT